Proteins from a genomic interval of Clostridium scatologenes:
- a CDS encoding exopolyphosphatase — protein MAKIRIGDIIAVIDIGSNYLRISIAEINVNKTIKILEDAIKPTNIGKDTFNFKRISIQTMHETCNDLKGFAQLLNDYKIKFYKAISTSGIREAENKQYILEQIRLRTGLNVQCINAAEERFYMLKAISYKSNLSALKRILVVNITSGAVEASIYEEGQLKFSEQSKIGSLRLRETLGELETKTMDFPEIMEQFIENKLYSIKSSIENLNFECLIGAGGELKTILKIIESKSKIKNKKGFMKKGYLIERDEFVQLYKNIQNMTNDQIRFTYGVSYKIAELLLPSILIFYCFLKITNSKNVQISTVSLREGILYDLSEELLEVDKKKESENHIISSVWYIGEKYRINKKHAAFVENMAISIFDQTKKFHKLGEKERLYLQIASILHDVGIFIDASNHYIQSYNIIRSQNIIGLSDRDLQLTANIARYHSEQTPKQSHKNYSILSDKDKMTVSILAAVLRLSEALDISHLQKISELRIIQDKDILYFNLSANEDIILEEWNFINNSDFFQEVLGIKPMI, from the coding sequence ATGGCAAAAATTAGAATAGGAGATATTATTGCTGTCATTGATATAGGATCTAATTATTTAAGAATAAGTATAGCAGAAATTAATGTTAATAAAACTATAAAAATTTTGGAAGATGCAATTAAACCAACTAATATAGGCAAAGATACTTTTAACTTTAAAAGAATTTCTATACAGACTATGCATGAAACGTGCAATGATTTAAAAGGTTTTGCTCAATTATTAAATGATTATAAAATAAAATTTTATAAGGCTATTTCTACTAGTGGAATTAGAGAAGCGGAAAATAAACAGTATATTTTAGAACAGATTAGACTTAGAACAGGGTTAAATGTTCAATGTATTAATGCAGCAGAAGAACGTTTCTATATGTTAAAAGCAATTAGTTATAAGTCCAATTTAAGTGCTTTAAAACGAATATTAGTTGTAAACATTACTTCTGGTGCTGTTGAAGCATCAATTTATGAAGAAGGACAGTTAAAATTTAGTGAACAATCTAAGATAGGATCTTTGCGTCTTAGAGAAACTTTAGGAGAATTAGAAACAAAAACAATGGATTTTCCTGAAATAATGGAACAATTTATCGAAAATAAGCTTTATTCTATAAAGTCATCCATAGAGAATCTTAATTTTGAATGTTTAATAGGTGCAGGAGGAGAACTTAAGACGATCTTAAAGATCATAGAGTCAAAGAGCAAAATAAAGAATAAAAAAGGTTTTATGAAAAAAGGATATCTTATAGAAAGAGATGAGTTTGTACAATTATATAAGAATATTCAAAACATGACAAATGATCAAATAAGATTTACATATGGTGTTTCGTATAAGATTGCTGAGCTGCTTTTACCTTCAATTTTAATTTTTTATTGTTTTTTAAAAATAACTAATAGTAAAAATGTACAGATTTCAACAGTATCCTTAAGAGAAGGTATTTTGTATGATTTATCAGAGGAATTGCTTGAGGTTGATAAGAAAAAAGAATCTGAAAATCATATTATTAGTTCTGTGTGGTATATTGGTGAAAAGTATAGAATTAATAAAAAACATGCAGCTTTTGTTGAAAATATGGCCATATCTATATTTGATCAAACTAAAAAGTTCCATAAACTTGGAGAAAAAGAAAGGCTTTATTTGCAGATAGCTTCTATTCTTCATGATGTTGGAATTTTTATAGATGCATCTAATCATTATATTCAATCCTATAATATTATTCGTAGTCAAAACATTATTGGCCTTTCTGATAGGGATTTACAGTTGACAGCTAATATAGCAAGATATCATTCAGAACAAACTCCTAAACAATCACATAAAAATTATTCTATTTTATCTGATAAAGATAAAATGACGGTTTCTATTTTAGCTGCTGTTTTAAGATTATCAGAAGCCTTAGATATATCTCATCTTCAAAAAATAAGTGAATTAAGAATAATTCAGGATAAAGATATACTTTACTTTAATTTATCTGCTAATGAAGACATTATTTTAGAAGAATGGAATTTTATAAATAATTCGGATTTTTTTCAAGAAGTATTAGGTATAAAACCAATGATATAA
- a CDS encoding RNA degradosome polyphosphate kinase, giving the protein MNIYYSPENFINRELSWIEFNQRVLEEAQDTSNALFERLKFEAIVSSNLDEFFMIRVGSLCDQITAGFNKPDAAGLTPVCQMGNISIRVHKLVYDQLNCYNRSLKLALRKEKIFFLKPKELNEEQCQYIKEYYFKNIYPVITPMVVDTSSPFPLILNRSLNIGLLLQKGQAINEQVFATIQVPSVLERIIEVPYYNGKAFVFLEDIIKMNLSSLFNSHKIIASSCYRITRNADLTLDEEGAEDLLEAIEESLKQRKWGNVVRVELEIGMDERLLHILEEELEISKEQEYEINGPIDLTFLMKFTKKTGYNHLLYSHMKPQVLDEFFKTNSIFESISKNDILLHHPYDSFKPVIDLVKQAAADPNVLAIKQTLYRVSGNSPIIKALINAAEQGTQVTVLVELKARFDEKNNIIWAKSLEKAGCHVIYGLVGLKTHCKILIVVRKEDTGINRYVHLGTGNYNDVTAKLYTDLGLFTVNPYIASDASTIFNMLSGHSQPNDLHKLSLAPLNLRERFLYLISEETENARMGKKAKIIAKMNSLVDTEIITALYNASSAGVNINLIVRGICCLRPGIPGVSENISVRSIVGRFLEHSRIYYFYNNGNEAIYLSSADLMTRNLDRRVELLFPVEDKNAVFKIKQILDISLADTVKARILNTDGYYTRIDRRGKENVNSQKVFLNAAVEGDFNKQIKLNCNKERWIENGFEPKFASTI; this is encoded by the coding sequence ATGAACATTTATTATTCACCTGAAAATTTTATAAATAGAGAATTAAGTTGGATAGAATTCAATCAACGAGTGTTAGAAGAAGCTCAAGATACTAGTAATGCACTTTTTGAAAGATTAAAATTTGAGGCTATTGTTAGTTCTAACTTAGATGAATTTTTTATGATTCGTGTAGGTTCCTTATGCGATCAGATTACTGCTGGGTTTAATAAGCCAGATGCTGCAGGATTAACACCAGTATGTCAAATGGGAAATATATCTATACGTGTTCATAAATTAGTTTATGATCAATTAAATTGTTATAATCGGTCTTTGAAATTAGCTTTAAGAAAAGAAAAAATTTTTTTCTTAAAACCTAAAGAACTTAATGAAGAACAATGTCAATATATTAAAGAGTATTATTTCAAAAATATTTATCCAGTAATAACACCTATGGTAGTTGATACTAGTAGTCCATTTCCATTGATTTTAAATCGAAGCTTAAACATTGGTTTGTTATTACAAAAAGGTCAAGCTATTAATGAACAAGTTTTTGCTACTATACAAGTACCATCAGTATTAGAAAGGATTATAGAAGTTCCTTATTATAATGGAAAAGCCTTTGTTTTTTTAGAAGATATTATTAAAATGAATTTGAGTTCATTATTTAATAGTCATAAGATTATAGCTTCAAGTTGCTACCGTATTACTCGTAATGCTGATTTAACTTTAGATGAGGAAGGAGCAGAAGATTTACTAGAGGCTATTGAAGAATCATTAAAACAACGTAAATGGGGAAATGTAGTGAGAGTTGAACTTGAAATTGGTATGGATGAAAGGCTACTCCATATTCTTGAAGAAGAATTAGAAATTTCTAAGGAGCAAGAATATGAAATTAATGGGCCTATTGATTTAACTTTTTTGATGAAGTTTACCAAAAAAACAGGATATAATCATCTACTATATTCTCATATGAAGCCTCAAGTTTTGGATGAGTTTTTTAAAACTAATAGTATATTTGAATCAATTTCTAAAAACGATATTTTATTACATCATCCTTATGATTCATTTAAACCAGTTATTGATTTGGTAAAACAAGCAGCCGCAGATCCAAATGTTTTGGCAATAAAGCAAACTTTATATCGTGTAAGTGGAAACTCTCCTATTATAAAGGCTTTAATTAATGCTGCAGAACAAGGCACACAGGTTACAGTTTTAGTAGAACTAAAGGCAAGATTTGATGAGAAAAATAATATTATTTGGGCAAAAAGCTTGGAAAAAGCAGGATGTCATGTAATTTATGGATTGGTTGGGCTTAAAACTCATTGTAAGATATTAATTGTTGTTCGTAAAGAAGATACTGGAATTAATCGTTATGTCCATTTGGGTACTGGTAATTACAATGATGTTACAGCTAAATTGTATACAGACTTGGGCTTATTTACTGTAAACCCTTATATAGCTTCAGATGCATCTACAATATTTAATATGTTATCAGGTCACTCTCAGCCAAATGATTTACATAAATTAAGTTTAGCTCCTTTAAATTTAAGAGAGCGGTTTCTTTATCTTATATCAGAAGAGACTGAAAATGCAAGGATGGGGAAAAAAGCTAAAATTATTGCAAAAATGAATTCTTTAGTAGATACAGAGATTATTACCGCTTTATACAATGCATCAAGTGCTGGAGTAAATATTAATTTGATTGTACGTGGAATTTGCTGCTTAAGACCTGGCATTCCAGGAGTAAGTGAAAATATATCTGTAAGAAGTATTGTGGGAAGGTTTTTAGAACACAGTCGTATTTATTATTTTTACAATAATGGTAATGAGGCAATTTATTTATCCAGTGCTGATTTGATGACTAGAAATTTAGATAGAAGAGTAGAACTATTGTTTCCAGTTGAAGATAAAAATGCTGTATTTAAGATAAAACAAATTTTAGACATTTCTTTAGCTGACACAGTAAAAGCTAGAATTTTAAATACAGATGGATATTATACTAGAATTGATAGAAGAGGAAAAGAAAATGTAAATAGTCAAAAAGTTTTTTTAAATGCTGCAGTTGAAGGTGATTTTAATAAACAAATAAAATTGAATTGTAATAAAGAACGTTGGATTGAAAATGGATTTGAACCCAAATTTGCGAGTACTATTTAA
- a CDS encoding GGDEF domain-containing protein, with amino-acid sequence MDMSQELKKILDDKDITTVFQPIVSLKDGSIIGYEALTRGPKNSALYSPEKLFTAAEQLNKLWDLECLCRSKAIEKASSIDTDKLLFLNVNPLILKDEKFRKGFTKEFLKKYNMYPESIIFELTERTCIKDYKSFRATLDNYLEEGYKIAIDDAGAGYSGLKMISETKPHYIKMDIDLIRDIHKDSFKQNLIKMLVDLADNTNMKLIAEGIEVEEELIKLIELGVTAGQGYFIQRPSDLLLNIEEDVKKTIIKYHKQYKRNFCLYSNNFIGQIARKDIAFNINIPCIKLKEIFDTTDITGVCIVENDIPVGLIMKHSLDSILATQYGLSIFLKRSANLVMEPNPLILDYNTPVSDASNAAMERKDKNLYDYIIVTKDSKYFGIVTVKRLLQFTTTLERNYAKELNPLTGLPGNILIENRLKDILSCNGNFCVLYFDLDNFKVYNDNYGFENGDKIIKFTANLIQKHVNYGSNYNNFVGHIGGDDFIAIIDEAYDDCRNLCERIIGEFDKKILDFFNDKDKENSYIIATDRKGQKDIFDITSISIAGIYGDFYSFTNSNDIAKYTSSIKKIVKGLRHSNYRINMLK; translated from the coding sequence ATGGATATGTCTCAAGAACTTAAAAAAATTTTAGATGATAAAGACATAACTACTGTATTTCAACCTATTGTTTCATTGAAAGATGGAAGTATAATTGGATATGAAGCTTTAACAAGAGGACCTAAAAATTCGGCATTATATAGTCCAGAAAAATTATTCACTGCGGCAGAACAACTTAATAAGCTTTGGGATTTAGAATGTTTATGTAGAAGTAAAGCTATAGAAAAAGCTAGTAGTATAGATACAGATAAGTTATTATTTCTTAATGTTAATCCATTAATTCTTAAGGATGAAAAGTTTAGAAAAGGGTTTACAAAAGAATTTTTAAAAAAGTATAATATGTATCCAGAATCAATAATATTTGAGCTCACAGAAAGGACATGCATTAAGGATTATAAAAGTTTTAGAGCGACACTTGATAACTATTTAGAAGAAGGTTATAAAATAGCAATCGATGATGCTGGAGCTGGATATTCTGGGTTAAAAATGATTTCAGAAACAAAACCTCATTATATAAAAATGGATATTGATTTAATAAGGGATATTCATAAAGATTCTTTTAAACAAAATTTAATAAAAATGCTTGTGGATCTAGCAGATAACACAAATATGAAATTAATAGCAGAAGGAATAGAAGTAGAAGAAGAATTGATAAAATTAATAGAACTAGGTGTTACTGCAGGACAAGGATATTTCATTCAGCGACCATCTGATTTACTACTTAACATTGAAGAAGATGTTAAAAAAACAATAATAAAGTATCATAAACAGTATAAAAGAAATTTTTGTTTATATTCTAATAATTTTATAGGTCAAATTGCTAGAAAAGATATTGCCTTTAATATTAATATTCCATGTATAAAATTAAAGGAAATTTTTGATACTACTGATATTACAGGAGTATGCATAGTTGAGAATGATATTCCAGTAGGGCTTATAATGAAACATTCTTTAGATTCTATATTGGCTACACAATATGGGTTAAGCATATTTTTAAAACGATCTGCTAATCTAGTAATGGAACCAAATCCATTAATTCTAGACTATAATACACCTGTAAGTGATGCATCTAATGCAGCCATGGAAAGGAAGGATAAAAATTTATATGATTATATTATTGTTACCAAAGATTCAAAGTATTTTGGTATTGTTACAGTAAAAAGATTGCTTCAATTTACAACTACATTGGAGAGAAATTATGCTAAAGAACTTAATCCGCTTACAGGGCTTCCAGGGAATATATTGATAGAAAACAGGCTTAAGGACATATTATCATGTAATGGTAACTTTTGTGTACTATATTTTGATTTAGATAACTTTAAAGTATATAACGATAATTATGGATTTGAAAATGGTGACAAAATAATTAAATTTACAGCTAATCTTATACAAAAGCATGTGAACTATGGTAGTAATTATAATAATTTTGTAGGGCACATTGGAGGGGACGATTTTATTGCTATTATAGATGAAGCTTATGATGATTGTAGAAATTTATGTGAACGCATAATAGGTGAATTTGATAAAAAAATTTTAGATTTTTTTAATGATAAGGATAAAGAAAATTCATATATAATTGCAACTGATAGGAAAGGGCAGAAAGATATATTCGATATTACATCAATATCTATTGCAGGCATATATGGTGATTTTTATTCTTTTACTAATTCTAATGATATTGCTAAATACACATCATCAATAAAAAAAATAGTAAAAGGATTAAGACATAGTAATTATAGGATAAATATGTTGAAATAA
- a CDS encoding APC family permease encodes METKLEKRYGLITAIAMVIGIVIGSGVFFKAEKVLNATGGSLTLGILAWIIGGIIMISCAYTFAVMATKYQYVNGVVDYAQATLGKKYAYYVGWFMALIYYPTLTSVLAWVSARYTCVLLGFPITGGECMTIACLYLIASFALNALSPILAGKFQVSTTIIKLIPLILMAIIGTIAGMGNGMIKYNFTTVVKQVNPSTGLFTAVVATAFAYEGWIIATSINAELKDAKRNLPIALVGGTFITMAIYILYYIGLSGAVANKVMMAGGESGAKLAFQTIFSSLGGSLLFVFVIISCLGTLNGLMLGCTRGIYSLAARGLGPKPNIFKQVDSITNMPANSSIFGLLLCGIWLLYFYGANLTKPWFGFFSFDSSELPIVTIYAMYIPIFLMMMKKEKDLSCFKRFVAPTVSLAGCIFMIIAACFSHKIAVVAYLIIFGIIMIFGSIFSNKKTVD; translated from the coding sequence ATGGAAACAAAATTAGAAAAAAGATACGGTCTTATCACAGCTATAGCTATGGTAATTGGTATAGTTATAGGAAGTGGTGTCTTTTTTAAAGCAGAAAAGGTTTTAAATGCAACTGGAGGAAGTCTTACACTAGGTATCCTAGCTTGGATTATAGGTGGTATCATTATGATTTCTTGTGCTTATACTTTTGCTGTAATGGCAACTAAATATCAATATGTAAATGGTGTAGTAGACTATGCTCAAGCTACTTTAGGCAAAAAATATGCATATTATGTTGGATGGTTTATGGCACTAATTTATTATCCAACATTAACATCAGTATTAGCATGGGTTTCTGCTCGATATACTTGTGTATTATTGGGATTTCCAATTACAGGTGGAGAATGTATGACTATTGCATGTTTATATTTAATAGCAAGTTTTGCATTAAATGCATTATCTCCTATTTTAGCAGGTAAATTTCAGGTTAGTACAACCATCATAAAACTTATCCCATTAATTTTAATGGCCATAATTGGTACAATAGCAGGTATGGGCAATGGTATGATTAAATATAACTTTACAACTGTAGTAAAACAAGTCAATCCTTCTACTGGACTTTTTACCGCTGTTGTTGCTACAGCATTTGCTTATGAGGGATGGATTATTGCTACAAGCATCAATGCTGAACTAAAAGATGCTAAAAGAAATCTTCCAATAGCTCTTGTTGGTGGAACTTTTATAACTATGGCAATTTATATACTTTATTATATTGGATTATCTGGTGCAGTAGCAAATAAAGTTATGATGGCAGGTGGCGAATCAGGAGCTAAATTAGCGTTCCAAACAATCTTTTCATCACTAGGTGGTTCCTTGCTATTTGTATTTGTTATCATTTCTTGTCTTGGAACTTTAAATGGATTAATGCTTGGATGTACTCGTGGCATTTATTCATTGGCAGCAAGAGGTCTTGGTCCAAAACCAAATATATTTAAACAAGTTGATAGTATCACAAATATGCCAGCAAATTCCTCCATATTTGGATTGCTCCTTTGTGGTATATGGCTATTGTATTTCTATGGTGCTAATTTAACCAAGCCTTGGTTTGGATTTTTTTCTTTTGATTCTTCAGAATTGCCTATAGTAACTATTTATGCAATGTATATTCCTATCTTTTTAATGATGATGAAAAAAGAAAAAGATTTAAGTTGTTTCAAAAGATTTGTAGCACCTACTGTTTCTCTAGCAGGATGTATTTTTATGATAATTGCAGCTTGTTTTTCTCATAAAATTGCAGTTGTTGCATATCTGATTATATTTGGAATTATAATGATTTTTGGTAGCATATTTTCTAATAAAAAAACTGTGGACTAG
- a CDS encoding sensor histidine kinase, producing the protein MKKLKRTLTVIIGVVVASQIYFGFLIQDFTIALSAIIFSVFLYNYTELNPIVTAIVTGVSTTLYRSVWVYCSNMDIMKTIKVTTPEIMFYATFGCLFYFLYYRNKDKDLTKFILSVFWCDFISNVVEISIRTRTNGENSNMIKALLIVACVRTLVTLIIIILMKYYKSFLVKEEHEERYRKLILLTSSFKSEIYFMNKNAAEIEDVMKKSFSAYEIVSKNNYPGELKNLTLDIAKDIHEIKKDYIRVMRGLEEMSNEKIDVEHMRIKDVISILEIYTKDYIVAKKLNIELDFKVECNFYVSQHFYLVSIIRNLIFNGIEAIDNKEKGLIELRIEKQGCEYIFIVADNGTGINEGNLDFIFNPGFSTKYDKSGSICRGIGLTLVKDLVQDIFKGSIHVESVENEGTTFTVKIPTSSFRG; encoded by the coding sequence ATGAAAAAATTAAAACGTACTTTAACAGTTATAATTGGTGTAGTTGTAGCATCTCAGATTTATTTTGGATTTTTAATTCAAGATTTTACTATAGCTCTTTCAGCAATTATATTTTCTGTATTTCTTTACAATTATACTGAATTGAATCCAATAGTAACAGCAATAGTTACAGGAGTTTCTACAACACTTTATAGGTCAGTATGGGTTTATTGTAGTAACATGGATATTATGAAAACCATTAAAGTAACTACACCAGAAATAATGTTTTATGCTACTTTCGGGTGTTTATTTTACTTCTTATACTATAGAAATAAAGATAAAGATTTAACGAAATTTATACTTTCAGTATTTTGGTGTGATTTTATTTCAAATGTTGTTGAAATAAGTATTCGAACTAGAACTAATGGAGAGAACAGTAATATGATTAAAGCTCTTTTAATAGTAGCTTGTGTAAGAACTCTAGTGACTTTGATTATAATAATATTAATGAAATATTATAAATCATTTCTTGTAAAAGAAGAACATGAGGAACGTTACAGAAAATTGATATTGTTAACTTCAAGTTTTAAGAGTGAAATATATTTTATGAATAAGAATGCAGCTGAAATAGAAGATGTAATGAAAAAGTCATTTTCAGCATATGAGATTGTTTCTAAAAATAATTATCCTGGAGAACTGAAAAATCTCACGCTTGATATTGCTAAAGATATTCATGAGATTAAAAAGGATTACATCAGAGTTATGAGAGGGCTTGAAGAAATGTCCAATGAAAAAATAGATGTTGAACATATGAGAATAAAGGATGTTATAAGTATTTTAGAAATATATACAAAAGATTATATAGTTGCAAAAAAGTTAAATATAGAACTTGATTTTAAAGTGGAATGCAATTTTTATGTTTCTCAGCATTTTTATTTAGTATCAATAATAAGAAATCTTATTTTTAATGGTATAGAAGCTATAGATAATAAAGAAAAAGGATTAATTGAATTGCGAATTGAAAAGCAAGGGTGTGAATATATTTTTATTGTAGCTGATAATGGGACAGGTATAAATGAGGGAAACTTAGATTTTATATTTAATCCTGGTTTTTCTACAAAGTACGATAAAAGTGGCAGTATATGTAGAGGAATAGGCCTTACATTAGTAAAGGATTTAGTTCAAGATATTTTTAAAGGAAGTATACATGTTGAGTCTGTAGAAAATGAAGGTACAACCTTCACAGTAAAAATACCAACAAGTTCATTTAGGGGGTAA
- a CDS encoding DNA-binding domain-containing protein, with product MQYYIIDDDVSIVKILTNLLEENGSGEVIGSSNDGETALREILVCNPDIVLVDLLLPKLDGNSLVKEVKLLKPKIKFIMISQVSDVKLVADSYNSGIEFFISKPINKIEVEKVTSKVAERIEIENMLNNIKKVFKDVNPQKKSQDNNIKIIKHVLSRFGMLGEKGTNDIIKICIYLLETKKSFDECNFNELSSMLGDNPKTIQQRIRRAIKTGLTNLAYIGIEDYYNESFQDYSKGMFDFASVKAEMDYIKGKNKTGGKVIINKFFEGLLLQCEEY from the coding sequence ATGCAATATTATATTATTGATGATGACGTAAGCATTGTTAAGATATTGACTAATTTACTTGAAGAAAATGGGTCAGGTGAAGTGATAGGAAGCTCCAATGATGGAGAAACAGCTCTTAGAGAAATATTGGTTTGTAATCCGGACATTGTATTGGTTGATTTGCTTTTGCCTAAGTTAGATGGCAATAGTTTGGTAAAAGAAGTAAAGTTATTGAAACCGAAGATTAAATTTATAATGATTTCACAAGTATCAGATGTAAAATTGGTAGCAGATTCCTACAATTCTGGCATTGAATTTTTTATTAGCAAACCTATTAATAAAATTGAAGTTGAAAAGGTTACAAGTAAGGTAGCTGAAAGAATTGAAATTGAAAATATGCTTAATAATATAAAAAAAGTATTTAAAGATGTTAATCCTCAAAAAAAGTCACAAGATAATAATATTAAGATCATCAAACATGTTTTAAGTAGATTTGGTATGTTAGGTGAAAAAGGAACAAATGATATTATAAAAATTTGCATTTATTTATTGGAAACCAAAAAATCATTTGATGAATGTAATTTTAATGAATTGAGCTCTATGCTTGGTGACAATCCTAAAACAATACAGCAAAGAATAAGAAGAGCAATTAAGACTGGGCTAACTAATCTTGCATATATAGGAATAGAAGACTATTATAATGAAAGTTTTCAGGATTATTCCAAGGGTATGTTTGATTTTGCAAGTGTTAAAGCTGAAATGGATTATATAAAGGGCAAAAACAAAACTGGTGGAAAGGTAATAATAAATAAATTCTTCGAAGGATTATTACTTCAGTGTGAAGAATACTAA
- a CDS encoding APC family permease, whose translation MKLFARKKDVNSILDNNKSSSVERTLSAFDVTIMSIGATIGTGVMVLAGVVAARDAGPAVVLSFIASAIACTLVALCYSEFASSIPTSGSAYAYIYVSLGEFIAHLVGWTLFIGYTVLAATVASGWSSYFISLLKEFGIKLPAAFSSIPSQGGIMNIPAVVVVLIIAFLLSRGTKESKKINNFMVFTKLAVIALFIIVGAFFIKPVRWQPFMPFGFKGVFAGAASVFLAFAGFDAVSTSAEEVKDPQKNLPRGIIGSMLGCAFIYVIVSLVLTGMVDYKNLNVGDAMAYALSSTGQSWAASLLSVGAVIGILAVVLAYVYGASRILFSMSRDKLLPGKFSSVNKETNVPVFSTWVVGCLGAILAGVADIKQLADLTNMILLAAFSLVAISIIVLRKTHPKLERKFTVPLVPVLPLIAVVCCVFLMLSLSKTTWVYFGVSVALGIIVYATYSHKHSLLQQEEGSFTKTGETERKGA comes from the coding sequence ATGAAATTATTTGCTAGAAAAAAAGACGTAAATTCTATTTTAGACAATAATAAAAGTAGCTCTGTAGAGCGAACTTTAAGTGCATTTGATGTAACAATAATGAGTATTGGCGCAACAATTGGAACTGGGGTAATGGTATTAGCAGGTGTTGTAGCTGCAAGAGATGCAGGTCCTGCTGTAGTTTTATCATTTATTGCATCTGCGATTGCTTGTACACTTGTAGCTTTATGCTACTCTGAATTTGCATCATCAATTCCAACATCAGGAAGTGCATATGCTTACATTTATGTATCTTTAGGTGAATTTATTGCTCATTTAGTTGGTTGGACGCTTTTTATTGGATATACGGTGCTTGCAGCAACTGTAGCTAGTGGTTGGTCATCATATTTTATTAGTTTATTAAAAGAATTTGGAATTAAGTTGCCAGCTGCCTTTTCAAGCATTCCAAGTCAAGGTGGAATAATGAATATTCCAGCAGTTGTTGTAGTGTTGATTATTGCTTTCTTATTATCCAGAGGGACAAAGGAAAGTAAAAAAATAAATAATTTTATGGTATTCACAAAACTTGCTGTTATAGCTTTGTTTATAATTGTAGGTGCATTTTTTATAAAGCCAGTAAGATGGCAGCCATTTATGCCATTTGGTTTTAAAGGTGTATTTGCTGGTGCAGCATCTGTATTCCTTGCTTTTGCTGGTTTTGATGCAGTTTCAACTTCTGCTGAGGAAGTAAAAGATCCTCAAAAGAACCTACCAAGAGGTATTATTGGTTCAATGCTAGGATGTGCATTTATATATGTTATAGTTAGTTTAGTTTTAACTGGAATGGTTGATTATAAAAATTTAAATGTTGGTGATGCTATGGCTTATGCATTAAGTTCTACAGGTCAAAGCTGGGCAGCTTCTTTACTTTCAGTAGGTGCGGTTATAGGGATTTTGGCTGTAGTACTTGCATACGTTTACGGAGCATCACGTATATTATTCTCAATGAGTCGTGATAAATTGCTTCCAGGAAAGTTTTCCAGTGTAAATAAAGAAACAAATGTTCCTGTATTTTCAACTTGGGTAGTAGGATGTTTAGGTGCTATATTGGCTGGTGTTGCAGATATAAAACAATTAGCAGATTTGACAAACATGATTCTTCTAGCAGCATTCTCACTTGTGGCTATATCTATAATTGTGCTTAGAAAAACTCATCCAAAATTAGAAAGAAAATTTACAGTACCTTTAGTTCCAGTTCTACCTTTAATTGCAGTAGTATGTTGTGTATTCCTTATGCTTAGCTTATCAAAAACAACATGGGTATACTTCGGTGTATCAGTTGCATTAGGTATAATTGTTTATGCAACGTATTCACACAAGCATAGTTTATTGCAACAAGAAGAGGGCAGCTTTACTAAAACGGGAGAAACAGAAAGAAAAGGTGCTTAA